The Cupriavidus nantongensis genome has a segment encoding these proteins:
- a CDS encoding LysR family transcriptional regulator — MDWTQRLRIRQLHVLVALYETRNVSHTAERLSMTQPALSRWLAELESELGVSLFERHSRGLVPTRFCAALVVHARTILSEIARTQDTIRVMADGAAGQLAIGATPTVAVDLLPDAIRRFREAFPQAHLSLAEGTVEDMLPALREGRLDFVVGRTEVQGIDAPLRCDLLYAETIRVIAGPKHPLARRRKLSWEETRPYTWIGPPPNSQIRRELDYELALAGEPAPTVRIESATVLANVALLQQGELLAVMSGRMTAYFRALGQVVPLALPYRREGTVGVLRHRNAEQTPMRQAFMAALSEAAR, encoded by the coding sequence ATGGACTGGACCCAGCGCCTGCGCATCCGGCAATTGCATGTGCTGGTGGCGCTCTATGAAACCCGCAATGTCAGCCATACCGCCGAGCGCCTGAGCATGACCCAGCCGGCCTTGTCGCGCTGGCTGGCGGAGCTGGAAAGCGAACTTGGCGTGAGCTTGTTCGAGCGGCATTCGCGCGGGCTGGTGCCGACGCGCTTCTGCGCCGCGCTGGTGGTCCACGCACGCACCATCCTCAGCGAGATCGCACGCACCCAGGACACCATCCGCGTGATGGCCGACGGCGCGGCGGGCCAGCTGGCCATCGGCGCGACTCCGACCGTGGCGGTCGATCTGCTGCCCGACGCCATCCGCCGCTTCCGCGAAGCGTTTCCGCAGGCCCATCTGTCGCTTGCCGAAGGCACGGTGGAAGACATGCTGCCCGCGCTGCGCGAGGGCCGGCTCGATTTCGTGGTGGGACGCACCGAAGTGCAGGGCATCGACGCGCCGCTGCGCTGCGACCTGCTTTATGCCGAGACCATCCGCGTGATTGCCGGGCCGAAGCATCCGCTCGCGCGCCGGCGCAAGCTGTCGTGGGAAGAGACGCGCCCGTACACCTGGATCGGCCCGCCGCCAAACAGCCAGATCCGGCGCGAGCTGGACTATGAACTGGCGCTGGCCGGCGAGCCGGCCCCCACGGTCCGCATCGAAAGCGCCACCGTGCTGGCCAATGTGGCATTGCTGCAGCAAGGCGAATTGCTGGCGGTGATGTCCGGCCGGATGACCGCGTATTTCCGCGCGCTGGGCCAGGTGGTGCCGTTGGCGTTGCCTTATCGGCGCGAAGGAACGGTAGGGGTACTTCGCCATCGCAACGCCGAGCAGACGCCGATGCGGCAGGCGTTCATGGCGGCATTGTCGGAGGCGGCACGCTGA